From a region of the Laspinema palackyanum D2c genome:
- a CDS encoding NlpC/P60 family protein → MKFNPFKLKITSFWIGLLTFLLAVSFSHPGNAVPADIQTFVNRLTPQMERLLQQQLHRRQVFFDIAPQQSGTITRLEPYARIERDTVFQVSITSRGNIPVLNGKVLTAPERDLIEKLALETFPNGAESHLAIFPYSDIDLDYGITVKTFSNLYTKPTLEIRDLATQVRMGTALRLLDYSADGKFVRVRVEDDGYLAWIQRQDLLECDRPTFEAWINAPKVQLTETISQPQPLYLGTRLPVVPQETSGDKITVRLPDNHTLQLSNSQVISPQLLWDKTPLIQLAQQFMPQKKYGGGSYLWGGTVGNRLDCSGFVQTVFREGNFYLPRDAYQQQFYSQPVAATLQNLDELQPGDLVFFSENRRLATHVGIYIGNSQFIHSTPRGGYSGVKINRLRNGTQYDRYFQRIYFGGGRVPQIPIGDRTFTLPA, encoded by the coding sequence ATGAAATTTAACCCATTTAAGCTCAAAATAACCTCGTTTTGGATTGGATTATTAACGTTTTTACTCGCCGTCAGTTTCTCCCATCCCGGAAACGCCGTTCCCGCCGATATCCAAACCTTTGTAAATCGATTGACCCCGCAGATGGAACGGCTTTTACAACAGCAACTCCATCGCCGACAAGTCTTTTTTGATATTGCTCCTCAACAATCGGGAACGATTACCCGATTAGAACCTTATGCTCGCATTGAGCGAGATACAGTCTTCCAGGTTAGTATTACTTCTCGTGGCAACATCCCGGTGTTGAATGGGAAAGTTTTAACGGCCCCAGAACGGGATTTAATTGAAAAATTAGCTCTCGAAACTTTTCCCAATGGGGCGGAATCCCATTTAGCAATTTTCCCCTATTCTGATATTGATTTAGATTATGGCATTACGGTCAAAACTTTTAGCAATCTCTATACCAAACCGACCCTAGAAATTCGCGACTTAGCCACCCAAGTGCGGATGGGAACTGCACTCAGGCTATTAGATTATAGTGCTGATGGTAAATTTGTGCGAGTCAGAGTAGAAGATGATGGATATCTGGCTTGGATTCAACGGCAAGATTTGCTGGAATGCGATCGCCCGACCTTTGAGGCTTGGATCAATGCCCCGAAAGTGCAACTCACCGAGACGATTTCTCAACCCCAACCCCTGTATTTAGGAACTCGCCTCCCTGTAGTTCCTCAAGAAACTTCCGGGGATAAAATCACCGTTAGATTACCGGATAATCACACCCTGCAATTGTCAAATTCCCAGGTAATTTCTCCTCAATTGCTTTGGGATAAAACTCCCCTGATTCAACTTGCCCAACAATTTATGCCGCAGAAAAAATATGGAGGTGGGTCTTACTTATGGGGGGGAACCGTCGGCAATCGTCTCGACTGTAGCGGCTTCGTCCAGACGGTTTTTCGCGAGGGAAATTTTTACTTACCTCGGGATGCCTATCAGCAACAATTCTATTCTCAACCTGTGGCGGCAACGTTGCAAAACCTGGATGAATTACAACCTGGGGATTTAGTTTTTTTCAGTGAAAATCGCCGGTTAGCCACTCATGTGGGGATTTATATTGGTAATTCCCAATTCATTCATTCTACTCCCCGAGGCGGTTACAGTGGCGTGAAAATTAATCGCCTCAGAAATGGGACTCAGTACGATCGCTATTTTCAGCGGATTTATTTTGGGGGGGGACGAGTCCCTCAGATTCCCATCGGCGATCGCACCTTCACCCTTCCTGCCTAA
- a CDS encoding PAS domain S-box protein: MNSPKPADNILVVDDTPENLRLLTQVLSQRGYVVRPVLEGLSAIAAALVHPPDLILLDILMTQPDGYEVCQLLKSDPRTRDIPIIFLTALSDALDKVKAFSLGAVDYITKPFEVIEVIARIENQLRLRSLQKELETQNNHLQQEIQNRLLAETALLDRAEELRIQNTLLTDLARSPDLYQGDKTAAFHKLIAAAVNYLNLDRAGVWLYDERGTRLERFAHFEKNLEGIEAVNPDLLGEYLVSLQTASTDSLTFVCHCDLENPTNSPQQPGLIGGLSLAPIRQDGQTIGLLESARFTPDRLWTPEEENFIRSLADLAAVTLQGAKRQQADRQRQITEEKFALAFRASPDAIAILSWPECRYLEVNDGFCQQRGYSRAEILGKTSEELNFIVNPEAATAIREQFRQQRSLTNIETQIRTQTGEIKTLLICSEFVEMDGNPGILTFSKDITDRERNRLAIEQQLHRSNLLREITERIRSEIETQQVFETAANAIGRAFKVCRCVIHTCVEEPVPMIPVIGEYLSPGHSSLKPRTIYLADNPGLERLLFEERAIAYDDVNTDPRLESANSLHRQITIKSMLSVGIFYQGQANGIISLHQCDRFRQWTAQEVELIEAIAAQLGIAIAQARLLEEEKQARLAFEQQNIQLQREITERRITQEALRHSEQKYRALVDASQDVIWSIDIRGCYTFVNPAVEKIYGYTPTETLGCKLTQFVALEYRKQERKLLERLLQEGEPLLQHETRYQRQDGKQIYVLVNAIALRDSEGRIRGATGTTIDITERRQQEEALRAMVEGSAAAGGMEYFRSCVRSIANVLQVKYALLAEYSNSTQNRARSLAFWTGSSWSEPIEYELPGTPCDVVLKTGKTCYYSHSLQNLFPSDLGLVTLNAESYLGLPIQTAQGEILGYLAVLDDKPMFATAHTESILKLFADRAAAEIQRLKSEQALQQSEQRFRAIFNSMFQFIGLLNPDGTVLELNQTALDFIGLEQAQVVGQPFWELPWWNRSAALQQQLREATSQASQGEFIRYQVEATGVLGITLTLDFSLKPVLDEQGRVILLIPEGRDISDRVLAQVQLQQTTERLQYLLSSSPAIIYSADLANYRATFMSENVQMILGYEAREFLENPRFWIDRIHPEDRDRLFGKISTLVSQRSVSEEYRFLHADGTYHWVDDRMRLVRDETGNATECVGYWIDITERKIAQQAFQASVRRYQTLAEASPVGIFHTDAAGNCLYVNQRWCEITGLSLAESLGPGWMSTLHPEDRSRVSQECHTASEHQIPFKSEYRFLRPDGKITWVMGQTIAEINPDGTLKGYIGTISDISDRKQAENELLERSERDRAIFILFQRMRQTLELDQIFAATTEDLRQLLESDRVVVYRCPPEPDINSIWESVGQEWVPLLAAPDGKPPEKYLRDQGLRDTEAALNAWNLTLEALDQSDRQPDPLYPHPSDVPGLVIPDLTQAPLNPDELSHLSRLQAQAYVIVPIFAHNQLWGLLAIYQNSGPRYWKQADVNIAIQIATQLGVALQQAQLLERTQKQAQALQKAAIAADTANRAKSEFLANMSHELRTPLNAILGFSQVMTRDASLNSQQAEQLRIINRAGEHLLDLINDILEMSKIEAGRTGFHEVSFDLWDLLDNLETMLRLKAKSKGLQLDFEIDSQVPQFISTDEGKLRQVLLNILGNAIKFTKTGGVFLRVRALTDEGTPPGEPVLGDRLKKLYFEIEDTGPGIAAHEMHRLFEPFSQTESGIKSGQGTGLGLPISQKFVELMGGQIQVRSTPDQGTVFSFDLTPGQGEPVPCSQGLTKPRAIALAPNQPEYRILAVDDAFESRLLLITLFSGLGFSVRGAASGREALEIWENWDPHLIWMDMRMPDMDGFQATRLIKATPKGQNTVVIALTASAFEEDRQLVLAAGCNDFIHKPFREEVLLSKVVEHIGVRYIYDEPLESDSPNRIQGATEDSAFILEPQSFQVMPRDWVVRVYDAACQCSDDMILELIEEIPPENAAFAKALTELANNFQFETVMAFIKQETS, encoded by the coding sequence ATGAACAGCCCTAAACCTGCCGATAATATATTAGTCGTAGACGATACCCCGGAGAATCTGCGCCTGTTAACCCAAGTCTTATCCCAGCGGGGGTATGTGGTTCGGCCAGTCCTAGAGGGTCTTTCCGCGATCGCCGCTGCCCTCGTGCATCCCCCGGACCTAATTTTGCTGGATATTTTGATGACCCAACCCGATGGCTATGAAGTGTGCCAACTCCTGAAATCTGACCCCAGGACTCGGGATATTCCGATTATTTTTCTAACGGCTTTAAGTGATGCCCTGGATAAAGTCAAAGCCTTTTCCCTGGGGGCAGTTGATTATATTACCAAACCCTTTGAGGTCATTGAGGTCATTGCCCGAATTGAGAATCAACTGCGCTTGCGATCGCTGCAAAAAGAACTGGAAACTCAAAATAATCACCTCCAACAAGAAATCCAAAATCGTCTATTAGCAGAAACTGCCCTCCTAGACCGGGCCGAAGAACTTCGCATCCAAAATACCCTCTTAACCGACCTCGCCAGAAGTCCCGACCTCTATCAGGGAGATAAGACAGCCGCCTTTCACAAACTTATTGCTGCGGCTGTCAACTATTTAAACCTCGATCGCGCGGGGGTGTGGTTGTATGACGAACGGGGAACAAGACTGGAACGATTCGCCCACTTTGAAAAGAATTTAGAAGGAATTGAGGCAGTCAATCCCGATCTCCTCGGAGAGTATTTAGTCTCCCTACAAACCGCCTCCACAGACTCCCTCACTTTTGTCTGCCACTGCGACTTGGAGAACCCCACCAACTCTCCCCAGCAACCCGGGCTAATCGGTGGCCTTTCCCTGGCCCCGATCCGCCAGGACGGTCAAACCATTGGACTCTTAGAAAGTGCCAGGTTCACCCCCGATCGCCTCTGGACCCCGGAGGAGGAAAACTTCATTCGGTCCCTGGCGGACCTGGCTGCGGTTACGTTGCAAGGGGCCAAACGACAACAGGCCGATCGCCAGCGTCAGATTACGGAAGAAAAATTTGCCTTAGCCTTTCGCGCTTCTCCTGATGCGATCGCCATCCTTTCTTGGCCCGAATGCCGGTATTTAGAAGTTAACGACGGGTTTTGTCAGCAACGGGGCTATTCTCGTGCAGAAATCCTGGGGAAAACTTCTGAAGAACTCAATTTTATTGTCAATCCAGAAGCCGCTACCGCCATTCGGGAGCAATTTCGCCAGCAACGCAGCCTGACCAACATAGAAACCCAAATTCGCACCCAAACCGGGGAAATCAAAACCCTTCTGATCTGTTCGGAATTCGTTGAGATGGATGGGAATCCCGGCATTTTAACCTTTAGTAAAGATATCACCGATCGCGAACGAAACCGACTCGCGATCGAACAACAATTACATCGGAGTAATTTGCTGCGGGAAATCACTGAGCGCATTCGCAGCGAAATCGAAACCCAGCAAGTCTTTGAGACCGCTGCAAATGCGATCGGACGGGCTTTTAAAGTCTGTCGTTGCGTGATTCATACCTGTGTAGAGGAACCTGTGCCGATGATTCCCGTAATCGGTGAATATTTAAGCCCGGGTCATTCCTCCCTCAAACCCCGAACCATTTACCTGGCAGACAATCCGGGCTTAGAACGGTTGCTCTTTGAGGAACGGGCGATCGCCTACGATGATGTCAATACCGACCCCAGGCTGGAGAGTGCCAATTCCCTGCATCGACAAATCACCATCAAGTCGATGCTATCCGTGGGGATTTTTTATCAAGGTCAAGCCAATGGGATTATCAGTTTGCACCAGTGCGATCGCTTTCGTCAGTGGACCGCACAAGAGGTAGAACTGATCGAGGCGATCGCGGCGCAACTGGGAATTGCGATCGCCCAAGCCCGACTCCTGGAAGAGGAAAAACAAGCCCGCCTCGCCTTTGAGCAACAAAATATCCAGTTACAACGAGAAATCACTGAGCGCCGCATCACCCAAGAAGCCCTCCGGCACAGCGAACAGAAATATCGAGCCCTGGTAGATGCCTCACAAGATGTCATTTGGTCTATCGATATCCGGGGCTGTTATACCTTTGTTAATCCAGCAGTGGAAAAAATTTACGGTTATACCCCCACCGAAACCCTCGGCTGCAAATTAACTCAATTTGTCGCCTTGGAATACCGCAAGCAGGAAAGAAAGCTCCTGGAACGGCTGCTGCAAGAGGGAGAACCCCTGCTTCAACATGAAACCCGCTATCAGCGTCAAGACGGCAAACAGATTTACGTCCTGGTGAATGCGATCGCCTTACGCGACTCGGAAGGGCGGATTCGCGGGGCCACCGGAACCACCATCGATATCACCGAACGCCGACAGCAAGAAGAAGCCTTGCGAGCAATGGTAGAAGGCAGCGCTGCCGCCGGTGGCATGGAATACTTCCGGTCCTGCGTTCGCTCCATCGCCAACGTGCTACAAGTCAAGTATGCCCTCCTTGCGGAATATAGCAACTCGACCCAAAATCGGGCCCGTTCCCTGGCCTTTTGGACCGGCAGTAGCTGGAGTGAACCCATCGAATATGAACTCCCAGGAACCCCCTGTGATGTGGTGCTGAAAACGGGCAAAACCTGTTATTATTCCCACTCTCTCCAGAATCTATTTCCCTCGGATCTCGGCTTAGTTACTCTCAATGCCGAGAGTTATCTGGGTTTACCCATCCAAACGGCCCAGGGCGAAATCTTAGGCTATCTGGCAGTCCTCGATGACAAACCCATGTTTGCCACGGCTCACACTGAATCCATTTTAAAACTTTTTGCCGATCGCGCTGCTGCGGAAATCCAACGCCTGAAATCCGAGCAAGCCCTGCAACAAAGTGAGCAACGATTCCGGGCCATTTTCAACTCCATGTTCCAATTTATCGGCCTGCTTAACCCCGATGGCACTGTCTTGGAACTGAATCAAACCGCCCTAGATTTTATCGGTTTAGAACAGGCCCAAGTGGTCGGTCAACCCTTCTGGGAACTGCCTTGGTGGAATCGCTCAGCGGCACTGCAACAGCAACTCAGGGAGGCCACATCCCAGGCATCCCAGGGGGAATTCATCCGCTATCAAGTCGAAGCCACAGGGGTTTTAGGGATAACTCTCACCCTAGATTTTTCCCTAAAACCCGTTCTGGACGAACAGGGGAGGGTAATCTTGCTGATCCCGGAAGGACGAGATATCAGCGATCGCGTTTTGGCGCAAGTCCAGTTACAACAAACCACAGAACGCCTACAATACTTGCTCAGTTCCAGTCCAGCGATTATCTATAGTGCGGATCTCGCTAACTATCGCGCCACCTTTATGAGTGAAAATGTCCAGATGATCCTGGGGTATGAAGCGCGGGAATTTTTAGAAAACCCCAGGTTTTGGATAGATCGGATTCATCCAGAAGACCGCGATCGCCTCTTTGGTAAAATCTCCACCCTCGTCTCCCAACGCAGTGTGAGCGAGGAATATCGCTTTCTCCATGCCGACGGCACCTATCACTGGGTTGACGATCGCATGAGATTAGTCCGAGATGAAACCGGCAATGCTACAGAGTGCGTGGGGTATTGGATCGATATCACAGAGCGGAAAATCGCCCAACAGGCATTCCAGGCATCGGTGCGGCGCTATCAAACCTTAGCAGAAGCCTCTCCCGTGGGGATTTTTCACACCGATGCCGCAGGCAACTGTCTCTATGTGAATCAACGCTGGTGTGAAATTACGGGACTATCCTTGGCTGAATCTCTAGGACCGGGATGGATGAGTACCTTGCACCCGGAAGACCGCAGTCGCGTGAGTCAAGAGTGTCATACAGCCTCGGAACATCAAATCCCGTTTAAGTCCGAGTATCGGTTCTTGCGTCCGGATGGAAAAATTACCTGGGTCATGGGTCAGACGATCGCCGAAATCAATCCCGACGGGACTCTAAAAGGATACATTGGCACGATTTCCGATATCAGCGATCGTAAACAAGCCGAAAATGAACTGTTAGAACGCTCGGAACGCGATCGGGCCATTTTTATCTTGTTCCAACGGATGCGCCAAACCTTGGAACTAGACCAGATTTTCGCCGCGACAACGGAGGATTTGCGACAACTCCTAGAAAGCGATCGGGTCGTCGTCTATCGATGTCCTCCTGAACCCGATATAAACTCGATCTGGGAGTCCGTGGGTCAAGAATGGGTCCCCCTGTTGGCGGCACCGGATGGGAAACCCCCAGAGAAATACCTCCGGGATCAAGGGTTGAGGGATACTGAAGCGGCTTTGAATGCCTGGAACTTGACCCTGGAAGCCCTGGACCAAAGCGATCGCCAACCCGACCCCCTCTATCCCCACCCGTCGGATGTGCCCGGGCTGGTGATCCCCGACCTCACCCAGGCCCCTTTAAACCCCGACGAACTCTCCCATCTGTCTCGATTGCAAGCGCAAGCCTATGTGATCGTCCCGATTTTTGCCCATAATCAACTCTGGGGACTGTTGGCGATTTACCAAAATAGCGGTCCGCGCTATTGGAAACAAGCCGATGTGAATATTGCCATCCAAATTGCCACGCAATTAGGGGTAGCCTTGCAGCAAGCGCAACTGCTCGAACGGACGCAAAAGCAAGCTCAGGCCCTACAAAAAGCGGCGATCGCTGCTGATACCGCCAACCGTGCCAAAAGCGAGTTTCTGGCGAATATGAGTCACGAACTGCGAACTCCCCTGAATGCTATCCTTGGCTTTTCCCAGGTGATGACCCGCGATGCTTCTTTAAACAGCCAACAGGCGGAGCAATTACGGATTATTAATCGCGCTGGAGAACATCTGCTGGATTTAATTAATGACATTTTGGAAATGTCTAAAATTGAAGCAGGCCGCACCGGGTTTCATGAAGTCAGTTTCGACCTCTGGGATTTGCTGGACAACCTGGAAACCATGTTGCGACTCAAGGCTAAATCTAAAGGGTTACAACTTGATTTTGAGATTGATTCCCAAGTGCCACAGTTTATCAGCACCGATGAAGGAAAACTGCGTCAGGTGTTACTCAATATTTTGGGGAATGCGATTAAATTTACCAAAACTGGGGGGGTTTTCCTGCGGGTCCGGGCTCTCACCGACGAGGGGACGCCACCGGGGGAACCCGTTCTAGGCGATCGCCTCAAGAAACTTTACTTTGAAATCGAAGACACAGGTCCGGGAATTGCTGCTCACGAGATGCACCGGCTATTTGAACCCTTTTCTCAAACCGAAAGCGGGATAAAATCGGGACAAGGCACGGGTCTGGGGTTACCGATTAGCCAGAAATTTGTGGAACTGATGGGGGGACAGATTCAGGTTCGCAGTACCCCCGATCAAGGGACGGTGTTTTCCTTTGACTTGACCCCCGGTCAAGGGGAACCTGTGCCTTGTTCCCAGGGACTCACCAAACCCCGGGCGATCGCCTTAGCACCCAATCAGCCGGAATACCGAATCTTAGCCGTCGATGATGCCTTTGAAAGCCGTCTACTGCTGATTACCCTGTTCTCCGGATTAGGGTTTTCCGTCCGGGGTGCGGCCTCGGGTCGCGAGGCCCTGGAAATTTGGGAAAACTGGGACCCCCATTTAATTTGGATGGATATGAGGATGCCGGACATGGATGGATTTCAAGCGACTCGACTAATTAAAGCCACCCCAAAGGGGCAAAACACCGTCGTGATTGCTTTAACTGCGAGTGCTTTTGAAGAAGACCGTCAACTGGTGCTTGCTGCCGGATGCAATGATTTTATTCACAAGCCTTTTCGGGAAGAAGTTTTGCTCTCTAAGGTGGTTGAGCATATAGGGGTACGATATATTTATGATGAGCCCTTAGAGTCAGACTCCCCCAACAGGATTCAAGGTGCAACGGAGGATTCAGCCTTTATTCTTGAGCCTCAATCTTTCCAAGTCATGCCCCGGGATTGGGTGGTGCGCGTTTATGATGCAGCCTGCCAATGTAGTGATGATATGATTTTAGAGTTAATTGAGGAAATTCCCCCAGAAAATGCTGCGTTCGCCAAGGCACTGACGGAACTGGCCAATAACTTTCAATTTGAAACAGTAATGGCATTTATTAAACAGGAGACATCATGA
- a CDS encoding ATP-binding protein → MFKNAIATMVMHWVKQVPLRRVLIIPFVLQIVLAVGLTGYLSYRNSQEAIAQLAYQLMDEVSDRLKQQLTQHLAIPHQINRINAETVRNGQLNLADPENLERHLFQQIQVFKEVSHILVGTEQGVLRIASSYPVWGMLMSDPLEQNLIYYYRLGQDGKKTYLIDSWRQPPVQQRPWYRQAVEAGQPTWVPIFEVGNGSDLSLNASYPLYDPQSGELLGVFSAASDLSLIPEFLAKLRVGKKGRVFIMERNGLLVGSSSLELPYRIREDHQTQRLQRLQGIESQDPLVQKTSEYLRSHWTNWQTLKKPEHLEFRIEGNLHYLQLVPLQDDLGLDWLIAVVIPAEDFMQDIEENTRLMVFLCILALFGAIGCGLMTSAWITEPILSLNLAAKDIAKGERHKPVKISEIHEVGELALSFNQMALQLQNSLAELQTLNHALSQSERRLHDFLEALPVGVTVMNPDGSLAYVNPTGKCLFRKGIVADITAKDLSKTYQVYRTGTDQLYPTEQLPGIRALQGETVMVDDLEIRFDEGQTVPLKVYSIPIYNSEGEIIYSINAYENIGEIQQAKAVLNDYNRVLKQQIEERTAELVAAKEAAEIANRAKSRFLANMSHELRTPLNAILGFTHLIGRHPSLPAECREQTEIIRRSGQHLLTLINDVLDMAKIESGRISVTETRFDLYGLLDDVKSMFCFKAQEKRLQISVDYGPEVPRYLQTDEMKLRQVLINLLGNAIKFTQTGGVGLWVRRWSADQESGTVLDHQGGVISRLPGNMLAFEVRDTGPGIAKEDIENLFDAFVQTKSGSISAEGTGLGLPISRKFVQLMGGEITLESELGRGSCFTVYLPVKEVSEIPEATPERATCPVALAPNQPRYRIAIVDDQLDNRQLLVALLSPFGFELREARNGQEAIALWSEWYPHLMFIDMQMPVLDGYQATQQIKEMASDQETVIIAVTASILPSETASILSAGCDDWIRKPLDESVIFETIQNYIGVRFIYEEKSHPEPSFFTPPMLLNPGLLSDWPSGILEELERAVVCIDVAAMNQAIAQIALHPPEENAAIAKALKQWVDEFDYPSILSFIRQSQL, encoded by the coding sequence ATGTTCAAGAACGCGATCGCCACTATGGTGATGCACTGGGTCAAACAGGTCCCTCTACGTCGGGTTTTAATTATTCCTTTTGTGCTGCAAATTGTGTTGGCGGTGGGGTTGACGGGATATCTCTCTTATCGGAACAGTCAAGAGGCGATCGCCCAACTCGCTTACCAGTTGATGGATGAAGTCAGCGATCGCCTCAAACAACAACTCACCCAACATCTGGCCATTCCCCACCAAATCAATCGCATCAATGCCGAAACGGTTCGCAACGGTCAACTCAATCTGGCGGATCCTGAGAACCTTGAACGCCATCTCTTTCAACAGATCCAGGTGTTTAAAGAGGTCAGCCACATTTTAGTGGGCACAGAACAGGGAGTATTGCGAATTGCCTCTTCGTATCCCGTCTGGGGAATGCTGATGTCAGATCCCCTCGAACAGAACTTAATCTATTATTATCGCCTGGGGCAGGATGGTAAAAAAACTTACTTGATTGACTCCTGGAGGCAACCGCCAGTCCAGCAGCGTCCCTGGTATCGTCAAGCCGTGGAGGCAGGTCAACCCACTTGGGTGCCTATTTTTGAGGTAGGGAATGGTTCGGACCTCTCCCTCAATGCGAGTTATCCCCTCTATGATCCTCAGAGTGGGGAACTGCTAGGGGTGTTTTCTGCCGCCTCTGATCTTTCGTTGATTCCTGAATTCCTCGCCAAGTTGAGGGTTGGGAAAAAGGGACGAGTGTTTATCATGGAACGGAATGGTTTGCTCGTCGGCAGTTCCAGCTTGGAACTCCCCTATCGCATCCGGGAGGACCATCAAACTCAACGGTTGCAACGACTTCAGGGGATAGAGAGTCAAGACCCTTTGGTTCAAAAAACCAGTGAATATTTGCGATCGCACTGGACCAATTGGCAGACCCTGAAGAAACCTGAACACTTAGAGTTTCGCATCGAGGGAAATCTTCATTATTTACAACTGGTTCCCCTACAGGATGACTTGGGGTTAGATTGGCTGATTGCCGTGGTGATTCCTGCGGAGGATTTTATGCAGGACATTGAGGAGAACACTCGTCTGATGGTTTTTCTTTGTATTCTGGCCCTCTTTGGGGCGATCGGCTGCGGACTGATGACCTCCGCCTGGATCACCGAACCGATTTTATCCCTCAATTTAGCCGCGAAAGATATAGCTAAAGGAGAACGGCACAAACCCGTCAAAATCTCTGAGATTCATGAAGTGGGAGAATTAGCCCTTTCCTTTAATCAAATGGCACTCCAACTCCAAAACTCCTTAGCGGAACTGCAAACCTTAAATCACGCCCTTTCCCAGAGTGAACGCCGCTTGCATGACTTTCTGGAAGCCTTGCCTGTGGGGGTGACGGTGATGAATCCCGATGGCAGTCTGGCCTATGTTAATCCCACGGGAAAATGCTTGTTTAGAAAGGGAATTGTTGCCGATATCACCGCCAAAGATTTATCGAAAACCTATCAAGTCTATCGGACCGGGACGGATCAACTTTACCCCACAGAACAACTCCCGGGCATCCGGGCATTACAGGGGGAAACCGTGATGGTTGATGATTTAGAAATTCGCTTTGATGAGGGGCAGACTGTTCCTTTGAAAGTTTATTCAATTCCGATTTATAACTCCGAAGGAGAGATTATTTATTCTATTAATGCCTATGAAAATATTGGAGAAATCCAGCAAGCGAAAGCCGTTCTAAACGATTATAATCGAGTGTTAAAACAACAAATTGAAGAACGAACGGCTGAATTAGTGGCGGCCAAAGAAGCGGCGGAAATTGCGAATCGGGCGAAAAGCCGCTTTTTAGCCAATATGAGCCATGAATTGCGAACCCCCCTAAATGCGATTCTCGGTTTTACTCACTTGATTGGACGCCATCCCTCCTTACCGGCGGAATGTCGAGAACAGACTGAGATTATTCGGCGCAGTGGTCAACATCTGTTAACCCTGATTAATGATGTTTTAGATATGGCGAAGATTGAATCGGGACGCATCAGTGTCACGGAAACCCGTTTTGATTTGTATGGCTTACTCGATGATGTGAAATCGATGTTTTGCTTTAAAGCCCAGGAAAAAAGATTGCAGATTTCTGTAGACTACGGTCCCGAGGTTCCCCGATATTTACAGACCGATGAAATGAAACTGCGACAGGTGTTGATTAATTTATTGGGAAATGCCATAAAGTTTACCCAAACCGGGGGGGTGGGTTTATGGGTGAGACGATGGAGTGCGGATCAGGAATCGGGGACGGTTTTGGACCATCAAGGGGGGGTGATTTCCCGGCTTCCTGGGAATATGTTGGCCTTTGAAGTGAGAGATACCGGACCGGGAATTGCCAAGGAAGATATCGAGAATCTCTTTGATGCCTTCGTACAAACCAAAAGCGGATCTATCTCTGCGGAAGGAACGGGACTGGGATTACCGATCTCGCGCAAGTTCGTCCAACTGATGGGAGGGGAGATCACCCTAGAATCTGAACTGGGAAGGGGTAGTTGCTTCACGGTTTATCTGCCGGTGAAGGAAGTCTCGGAAATTCCCGAGGCGACTCCAGAGAGGGCAACCTGTCCAGTGGCCCTGGCCCCGAACCAACCCCGGTATCGGATTGCGATTGTGGATGATCAATTAGATAATCGGCAACTGTTAGTTGCGTTGTTGTCTCCCTTCGGCTTTGAACTGCGGGAAGCGAGGAATGGGCAAGAGGCGATCGCCCTGTGGTCAGAGTGGTATCCCCATCTGATGTTTATAGATATGCAGATGCCGGTCCTGGATGGTTATCAAGCCACCCAGCAGATTAAAGAGATGGCCTCGGATCAGGAAACTGTGATTATTGCGGTTACCGCGAGTATCCTCCCCTCAGAAACAGCCAGTATCCTTTCGGCAGGATGCGATGATTGGATTCGCAAACCCTTGGATGAATCCGTTATCTTTGAGACAATACAGAACTATATCGGTGTGCGCTTTATTTATGAAGAAAAATCCCATCCAGAGCCCTCTTTCTTCACGCCCCCGATGTTACTCAATCCAGGATTGCTGTCGGACTGGCCTTCAGGGATTCTCGAAGAACTGGAACGGGCAGTAGTCTGTATTGATGTGGCGGCAATGAACCAGGCGATCGCCCAAATTGCCCTCCATCCCCCCGAGGAAAATGCCGCGATCGCAAAGGCCCTGAAACAGTGGGTCGATGAATTTGATTATCCGAGTATTTTGTCATTTATTCGTCAGAGTCAATTATAA